A stretch of the Medicago truncatula cultivar Jemalong A17 chromosome 5, MtrunA17r5.0-ANR, whole genome shotgun sequence genome encodes the following:
- the LOC11432747 gene encoding receptor like protein 22 has protein sequence MGWIVFHSMCLFLFVFPSWASSLVPLCNHDDSSALLEFKNSFSLNVSFIRKKCEPAYYPRTKSWKNGTNCCLWDGVSCDTKSGYVLGIDLSQINLIPFSLHNESDFTLPNLLGLSLSSCKLKSFPSFLNELKTLENLDLSYNQINGRVPSWFNNLGNGTLSSLDLSHNLLTSTGNLSHMNISYIDLSFNMLEGEIPLPPFGTSFFSISNNKLTGDLSSRICNARSLEILNLSHNNFTGKLPQCIGTFQNLSVLDLQKNNLVGIIPKIYFEMRVLETMILNGNQLTGPLPHVIAKWKKLEVLDLGENNIEGSFPSWLESLPELQVLVLRANRFNGTISCLKTNQTFPKLRVFDVSNNNFSGSLPTTYIKNFKGMVMTNVNDGLQYMIGSNIYSYYDSVVVTIKGFDLELERILTTFTTLDLSNNKFEGEIPTIIGELKSLIGLNLSCNKINGPIPQSFGGLRSLEWLDLSSNKLTGEIPEALTNLSFLSKLNLSLNQLEGIIPIGKQFNTFENDSYKGNPGLCGFPLSKPCHKDEEQPRDSSSFEHEEEFLFGWKAVAIGYASGMVFGILLGYIVFLIKRPQWLIWFVEDIACLIRRKMKRRSQKFLANKRG, from the coding sequence atgggTTGGATTGTGTTTCATTCcatgtgtttgtttctttttgtttttccttcatGGGCTTCTTCATTGGTGCCGTTGTGCAACCATGATGATTCCTCTGCCTTGCTTGAATTCAAGAATTCTTTTAGTCTTAATGTTTCCTTCATTAGGAAGAAATGTGAGCCTGCTTACTATCCAAGGACAAAATCATGGAAAAACGGTACGAATTGTTGCTTGTGGGATGGAGTTAGTTGTGACACAAAATCAGGCTACGTCCTTGGCATCGACCTTTCTCAAATTAATCTTATCCCTTTTAGCTTACACAATGAAAGTGACTTCACCTTACCCAACCTTCTTGGATTAAGTTTATCATCATGCAAACTCAAGAGTTTCCCAAGCTTCCTCAATGAGTTAAAAACTCTTGAGAATTTAGATCTATCTTACAACCAAATCAATGGAAGGGTTCCAAGCTGGTTTAATAATTTGGGAAATGGAACTTTGTCTTCTTTAGACCTTTCTCATAACCTTCTTACATCAACTGGGAATCTCTCACATATGAACATTTCTTATATTGATCTAAGCTTTAACATGTTGGAAGGAGAAATTCCACTTCCACCATTTGGcacttctttcttttcaatctCAAACAACAAGTTGACTGGAGATTTATCTTCAAGAATTTGCAATGCTAGATCCCTCGAGATACTCAACCTGTCTCACAACAACTTCACTGGCAAGCTTCCACAGTGCATTGGAACTTTCCAAAATCTTTCAGTTTTAGATCTACAAAAGAACAACCTTGTTGGAATCATACCCAAAATCTATTTTGAGATGAGAGTTTTAGAGACTATGATTTTGAATGGAAATCAATTGACGGGACCATTACCTCATGTTATTGCCAAATGGAAAAAACTGGAAGTTTTGGATCTAGGAGAAAATAACATAGAGGGCTCATTTCCTAGTTGGTTAGAGTCTCTCCCAGAGTTGCAAGTCCTTGTTTTACGTGCGAATAGGTTCAATGGTACCATCTCATGTTTGAAAACCAACCAAACATTTCCTAAGTTGAGGGTTTTTGATGTCTCCAACAATAATTTTAGTGGCTCTTTGCCCACAACGTACATCAAAAACTTTAAAGGAATGGTGATGACTAATGTGAATGATGGCTTGCAATATATGATTGGTTCAAATATATATAGCTACTATGATTCTGTTGTGGTCACAATAAAAGGGTTCGATTTAGAGCTAGAGAGGATCTTGACTACTTTCACAACTCTTGATTTATCAAACAATAAATTTGAAGGAGAGATTCCAACGATCATTGGAGAGTTGAAGTCACTCATAGGACTTAACCTTTCATGTAATAAAATCAATGGTCCTATTCCACAATCCTTTGGTGGTTTAAGAAGTCTGGAATGGTTAGACCTCTCCTCAAACAAACTCACAGGTGAGATTCCTGAGGCATTGACCAATCTTAGCTTTCTTTCCAAATTGAACCTCTCACTAAACCAGCTGGAGGGGATCATACCAATAGGGAAGCAGTTCAATACATTTGAGAATGATTCCTATAAGGGAAATCCAGGACTATGTGGGTTTCCTTTGTCAAAACCATGTCACAAGGATGAAGAACAACCAAGAGATTCAAGTTCATTTGAGcatgaagaagaatttttatttgGATGGAAAGCTGTGGCTATTGGATATGCTAGTGGAATGGTATTTGGAATACTATTGGGTTACattgttttcttaattaaaagaCCACAATGGCTAATTTGGTTTGTTGAAGACATTGCCTGTTTAATACggaggaagatgaagaggagGAGCCAAAAGTTTCTCGCAAATAAAAGAGGATAG